The following are encoded together in the Pleurocapsa sp. FMAR1 genome:
- a CDS encoding polysaccharide pyruvyl transferase family protein gives MKEFKNMKESEKLSKTLSIGIFDSFGATNLGDLATQQAMIQNLRKFHPEAKIYGFSLHPEDTEKRFNIPSFPISRIAETDEWKLGRNPNYLSLKLYKFYCKLMNVDNPLLRVFLRPILFLWALVFEFFAVIKAYKNVGLLDILIISGGGQLDDYWGGARAHPYTLFLWASLARLRRVKLAFVSVGAGPIKSNLSKYFIKNALSKAFYRSYRDEDSKKYIERVVGFKKDDPVYPDLAHSLQLGKYFKSSHQSTGQPIVGINPMPPFDPSKGYDELSHMNYLNKLFIFTSWLLEKKYRVSFYPGCIGQDIPAIKQLKNMLESNGVSYSKEQIIEEPINSVDELILHLSTINMVVASRFHGVLLPLLSCKPTIAISYHPKIDMLMKDTGQSEYCLGIDDFEVEVLKRKFVDLQANYESVKQQLYKRTQEYKIDLNQQYEYLFKNVIT, from the coding sequence ATGAAGGAATTTAAAAACATGAAAGAGTCTGAGAAATTAAGCAAAACATTAAGTATTGGCATATTTGATAGTTTTGGTGCTACCAACCTGGGAGATCTTGCAACTCAGCAAGCCATGATTCAAAATTTACGTAAGTTTCATCCCGAAGCAAAAATATACGGATTTTCACTCCATCCAGAAGATACAGAAAAGAGATTTAATATTCCAAGTTTTCCAATTAGTAGAATTGCTGAAACTGACGAGTGGAAATTGGGAAGAAACCCAAACTACCTTAGCCTTAAGTTATACAAGTTTTACTGCAAGTTGATGAATGTTGATAATCCACTACTTAGAGTATTCTTGCGCCCTATATTGTTTCTTTGGGCATTAGTATTCGAGTTTTTTGCTGTTATTAAGGCTTATAAAAATGTAGGGTTATTAGACATCTTAATTATTTCAGGTGGCGGACAGCTTGATGACTATTGGGGGGGAGCAAGAGCACATCCTTACACACTGTTTCTTTGGGCTAGTTTGGCACGACTTCGCCGAGTAAAGCTTGCATTTGTAAGCGTAGGAGCAGGTCCGATTAAATCCAATTTAAGCAAATACTTTATCAAGAATGCGCTGTCAAAAGCATTTTATCGCTCATATAGAGATGAAGATTCAAAAAAGTACATAGAAAGAGTAGTTGGATTTAAGAAAGACGATCCTGTTTATCCCGATCTTGCCCATAGTCTTCAGCTTGGAAAATATTTTAAGTCCTCCCACCAAAGCACCGGTCAGCCTATAGTCGGAATAAATCCTATGCCTCCTTTTGACCCTAGCAAAGGGTATGATGAGCTATCCCATATGAACTACTTGAATAAACTATTTATTTTTACATCTTGGCTTTTAGAAAAAAAATATAGAGTTAGTTTTTACCCAGGTTGTATTGGACAAGACATCCCAGCAATAAAACAGTTAAAAAATATGCTGGAAAGTAATGGTGTCTCCTATTCTAAAGAGCAAATTATTGAAGAGCCAATCAATTCAGTTGACGAGCTGATCTTACATCTATCTACCATAAATATGGTAGTAGCATCACGATTTCATGGAGTTTTATTGCCATTGCTGAGTTGTAAGCCAACTATCGCTATTTCTTATCATCCTAAAATAGATATGCTTATGAAAGATACAGGACAGTCAGAATATTGTCTTGGTATCGATGACTTTGAAGTTGAGGTTTTAAAGAGAAAATTTGTCGATTTACAGGCAAATTATGAAAGTGTCAAACAACAGCTTTACAAACGGACTCAGGAATACAAAATCGACCTAAATCAGCAATATGAATATCTATTTAAAAATGTCATAACTTGA
- a CDS encoding DUF6298 domain-containing protein, with translation MAESISTKYRKYILIFILAIAVVCLPIFIQKAPRIPHKLSQVAQRVEKFIRWDLNPGETVAVDRETKTSQLPKLRSNLATGPLQVSIDNPRYFVDSSTGKIVYLTGSHTWTNLQDAGNSDPPPKFDYPAHLNFLEANNHNFFRLWTWEQSRWTLETTDNNYWIEPSPYLRTDFGFANDGKPKYDLTKYNQAYFDRLRDRVAEAASQGFYVSVMLFDGWSVSKEKGGLNKNNPWRSHPFNAANNINAINGDLNHDNSGEETHTLAISKITTIQEAYIRRVIDTVNDFDNVLYEISNESQAGSHDWQYHLIDYIKNYEHSKPKQHPVGMTAEFPGGDNSMLFDSPADWISPLGDVNNRPVADGSKVILADTDHLCGICGDRSWVWQSFLRGENPIFMDVYNGAAYGQGAVDSNPKDSTWVSLRKNLGYTLTYANRMNLSAMKPYPDLASSGYCLANLVNSHAEYLVYVPSGGKVTVDFSAVQGEITGEWLNPDNGLITTGITTKGGDNRSFIAPFEGDAILYLKSS, from the coding sequence GTGGCTGAGAGTATCAGTACAAAATATCGAAAATATATTCTTATTTTTATTTTAGCGATCGCGGTAGTGTGTCTGCCAATTTTCATCCAAAAAGCCCCTCGCATTCCCCATAAATTATCGCAAGTCGCACAAAGAGTGGAAAAATTTATTAGATGGGATCTCAACCCTGGAGAAACTGTTGCCGTCGATCGGGAAACCAAGACATCACAGTTACCAAAACTTCGCTCTAATTTAGCTACAGGACCTTTACAAGTTAGTATTGATAATCCACGTTACTTTGTAGATAGTAGTACTGGTAAGATAGTTTACTTGACAGGTTCTCATACTTGGACGAATCTACAAGATGCAGGAAATTCTGACCCACCGCCTAAATTTGATTACCCAGCCCATCTCAATTTTCTAGAGGCTAACAACCACAACTTCTTTCGGTTGTGGACGTGGGAACAATCACGATGGACTTTAGAAACTACTGATAATAATTACTGGATCGAGCCATCCCCCTACCTACGAACAGATTTTGGTTTCGCTAATGATGGAAAGCCAAAGTATGACTTAACTAAATATAACCAAGCCTATTTCGACCGATTGCGAGATAGAGTTGCTGAAGCAGCATCCCAGGGATTTTATGTCTCGGTAATGTTATTTGATGGGTGGAGCGTTAGTAAAGAAAAAGGCGGTTTAAATAAAAATAATCCTTGGAGAAGTCACCCTTTCAATGCAGCAAATAACATCAACGCAATTAATGGGGATTTAAATCATGATAACAGCGGTGAAGAAACTCATACCTTAGCAATTTCAAAAATTACAACTATACAGGAGGCTTATATTCGCAGGGTTATCGACACAGTTAACGATTTTGACAACGTACTATATGAAATCAGCAATGAAAGTCAAGCAGGTTCACATGACTGGCAGTATCACCTGATTGACTACATTAAAAACTATGAGCATAGCAAACCCAAGCAACATCCTGTGGGAATGACAGCCGAATTTCCTGGTGGGGATAACTCCATGCTATTTGATAGTCCGGCAGATTGGATATCTCCATTAGGAGATGTTAATAATCGACCTGTAGCCGATGGTAGTAAAGTAATTTTGGCAGATACCGATCATCTCTGTGGCATTTGTGGCGATCGCTCTTGGGTCTGGCAAAGTTTTCTCAGAGGAGAAAATCCAATTTTTATGGATGTCTACAATGGGGCTGCTTACGGTCAAGGTGCTGTTGATTCTAATCCTAAAGATTCAACTTGGGTTAGCCTTCGTAAAAATCTTGGTTATACCTTAACTTATGCCAATCGAATGAATCTATCAGCAATGAAGCCTTATCCTGATTTAGCTTCTAGTGGCTACTGTTTGGCAAACCTAGTCAATAGCCATGCAGAATATCTAGTATATGTACCATCAGGCGGAAAAGTCACGGTAGACTTTTCCGCTGTTCAAGGAGAGATAACAGGAGAATGGTTAAATCCTGACAACGGTTTGATAACAACAGGAATTACAACGAAGGGTGGTGATAATCGTTCATTTATTGCTCCTTTTGAAGGTGATGCAATTCTATACCTTAAAAGTAGTTAG
- a CDS encoding PIG-L deacetylase family protein, producing the protein MLKLNFDNSFQQVLCLGAHSDDIEIGCGGTILKLIEMYPDLSIFWVIFGATGEREKEAFESAKNFLGSAANRSKIVVKGFKDGFFPYIGAEIKLYFEQLKHEVNPNLILTHYRQDLHQDHRLISELTRNTFRDHLIWEYEIPKYDGDFSSPNLFVHLSKSICQKKIQHLMAHFQTQSNKQWFTEETFTSILRIRGIESNATEQYAEGFYCHKILF; encoded by the coding sequence ATGCTTAAACTCAATTTTGACAATTCATTCCAACAAGTTTTATGTCTTGGCGCTCATAGTGATGACATCGAAATTGGCTGTGGTGGTACTATCTTAAAACTAATAGAAATGTATCCCGATTTGAGTATTTTTTGGGTTATCTTTGGTGCAACAGGAGAAAGGGAAAAAGAAGCATTTGAAAGTGCTAAAAATTTTCTTGGTTCTGCCGCTAATCGGTCAAAAATTGTTGTTAAAGGATTTAAGGATGGTTTTTTTCCGTATATTGGAGCGGAAATAAAACTTTATTTTGAACAACTCAAACACGAAGTAAATCCTAATTTAATTTTGACTCATTACCGACAAGATTTGCATCAAGACCATCGTTTGATTTCGGAATTAACCAGAAATACTTTTCGAGATCATTTAATTTGGGAATATGAAATTCCTAAATACGATGGCGATTTTAGTTCGCCTAATTTATTCGTTCACTTGAGCAAATCTATCTGTCAAAAAAAAATTCAACATCTTATGGCTCACTTTCAAACTCAAAGTAATAAACAGTGGTTTACCGAAGAAACCTTTACTTCAATTTTAAGAATAAGAGGTATTGAATCGAATGCTACCGAACAATATGCTGAAGGTTTTTATTGCCATAAAATATTATTTTAA